A part of Populus alba chromosome 8, ASM523922v2, whole genome shotgun sequence genomic DNA contains:
- the LOC118055886 gene encoding uncharacterized protein, which produces MTLQSSPASFSSYQILPLLCPCKSFHQTNYPSLPFSKRRWKKTITDLTHQNFRRKFLTFHACVFPNDTRNSNVNIDELSKGTKRFVFKRIANELEIGELSQEPSISNFTGFQEDPIVGKLRTQLGAIHPIPSPPINRNIVGLFVFFFFVGVVSDKVWTSRKRDKSNEEGKRAGAWPQVPTSFSLFLEKDLQRKESVEWVNMVLGKLWKVYRGGLENWLVGLLQPVIDDLKKPDYVERVEIKQFSLGDEPLSVRNVERRTSRRVNDLQYQIGLRYTGGARMLLMLSLKFSIIPIMLPVSVRDFDIDGELWVKLRLIPTEPWVGAVSWAFVSLPKIKFELSPFRLFNLMAIPVLSLFLKKLLTEDLPRLFVRPKKIVLDFQNGKAVGPVANESGEMQEGNEDFVGELSVTLVDARNLSYVFFGKTDPYVILSLGDQIMRSKKNSQTTVIGRPGEPIWNQDFHMLVANPRKQKLNIQVKDTLGFTDLTVGTGEVDLGSLQDTVPTDKIVALQGGWGLFRKASSGEILLRLTYKAYVEDEDDDEYEVEPVYTGASDDELSDSDDSNAIYEPSRRDSSNERDKESFMDVLAALIVSEEFQGIVASETGNSKPSIDASSLNAESMPSDSNNSSEGSSGSILVWFAVITSILVLIAVTMDGSSFFNP; this is translated from the exons aTGACTTTACAGTCTTCTCCGGCAAGCTTCAGTTCTTATCAAATTCTCCCTCTCCTTTGCCCATGCAAATCCTTCCATCAAACCAACTACCCGTCACTTCCCTTCTCTAAAAGGAGgtggaaaaaaacaatcaccgACCTCACACACCAAAATTTCAGAAGAAAGTTCTTAACTTTCCATGCTTGTGTCTTCCCAAACGACACCAGAAATAGCAATGTAAACATTGATGAGCTTTCAAAGGGGACTAAGAGGTTTGTTTTCAAGCGAATTGCTAATGAACTGGAGATCGGAGAACTATCCCAAGAGCCATCGATTTCGAACTTCACTGGTTTTCAAGAGGATCCTATCGTGGGAAAGCTAAGGACTCAATTGGGAGCGATACACCCGATACCATCACCTCCAATTAATAGAAATATTGTTGggttatttgtgtttttcttttttgtgggtGTTGTTTCTGATAAGGTATGGACTTCGAGGAAGAGAGATAAAAGCAATGAGGAAGGGAAGCGTGCTGGGGCGTGGCCGCAAGTGCCCACCAGCTTTTCCTTGTTTCTGGAGAAGGATTTGCAGAGGAAAGAGTCCGTTGAGTGGGTTAATATGGTGCTAGGGAAGTTATGGAAGGTTTATAGAGGCGGGCTTGAGAATTGGCTTGTTGGGCTTTTGCAACCTGTTATTGATGATTTGAAGAAGCCTGATTATGTTGAGAGAGTTGAAATCAAGCAATTCTCTCTAGGGGATGAGCCATTGTCCGTTAGGAACGTTGAGAGAAGAACTTCTCGCCGCGTCAATGATTTGCA GTATCAAATAGGTCTCAGATATACTGGTGGCGCTCGGATGCTTCTAATGCTATCGCTAAAATTTAGCATTATCCCCATTATGTTGCCGGTCAGTGTTAGAGATTTTGACATTGACGGTGAACTCTGGGTCAAACTGCGGTTGATACCAACAGAGCCATGGGTGGGAGCTGTTTCTTGGGCTTTTGTGTCACTTCcgaagatcaaatttgaattgTCGCCATTTCGTTTGTTCAATCTAATGG CAATTCCAGTTCTCTCATT GTTTCTGAAAAAACTTCTCACTGAGGATTTGCCTCGACTGTTTGTTCGTCCAAAGAAgattgttttggattttcaaaATGGAAAAGCAGTTGGGCCTGTTGCAAATGAATCAGGAGAAATGCAAGAAGGAAACGAGGATTTTGTTGGAGAACTATCAGTGACTCTTGTAGATGCTCGAAACCTTTCCTATGTCTTCTTTG GTAAAACTGACCCATATGTTATTCTAAGCCTGGGAGATCAAATCATGCGTAGTAAAAAGAACAGCCAAACCACCGTGATTGGCCGTCCTGGTGAGCCAATTTGGAACCAG GATTTTCATATGCTTGTTGCAAACCCCAGGAAACAAAAATTGAACATCCAAGTGAAAGACACTCTTGGATTCACAGATTTAACTGTTGGCACTGGAGAG GTTGATCTGGGATCTCTGCAAGATACTGTACCAACTGACAAGATTGTGGCTTTACAAGGAGGTTGGGGATTGTTCAGAAAGGCTTCTTCTGGGGAGATACTTCTTCGACTAACTTATAAAGCATATGTCgaggatgaagatgatgacgaGTATGAGGTGGAGCCTGTTTATACAGGTGCTTCAGATGATGAGTTGTCTGATTCTGATGACTCAAATGCTATTTATGAGCCTAGTAGAAGGGATTCTTCTAATGAGCGGGATAAAGAGTCATTTATGGATGTTCTAGCAGCTTTAATTGTGAGTGAGGAATTTCAAGGAATTGTAGCATCTGAGACTGGAAATAGCAAGCCTTCAATTGATGCCTCAAGTCTTAATGCTGAATCAATGCCCTCAGATAGTAATAACAGTTCTGAAGGTTCTTctg GATCAATCTTAGTTTGGTTCGCAGTGATTACAAGCATATTAGTTCTAATTGCTGTCACTATGGATGGTTCAAGTTTTTTCAACCCCTGA
- the LOC118055823 gene encoding transcription initiation factor TFIID subunit 15 isoform X1, with product MASDAGKGDPSNGTIYISNLPEGTDDIMLAGYFGTIGLLKKDKRTGRPKIWLYRDKMTNEPKGDATVTYEDPHAALAAVEWFNNKDFHGNIIGVFIAQSKSKDDTVRNSVDDPNDFGGFEENAKDLNEGGGRGRGQDDASGKAWQQDGDWLCPNTSCSNVNFAFRGVCNRCASARPSGPSGGGAGAGGHGRGRGANDSGVPGRSVGAPTGLFGPNDWTCPMCGNINWAKRLKCNVCNTNKPGHNEGGVRGGRGGGYKELDEEELEETKRRRKEAEDDGELYDEFGNLKKKFRAKTQQAEAGKVLPGAGRAGWEVEEFGAADKEGRERSRERGRDRDGRESSKARDRDGRDRRRSRSRDRDHEYGRNREYGRDRDRDQDRDRYRY from the exons ATGGCAAGCGATGCAGGGAAAGGAGACCCTTCTAATGGGACTATCTATATTAGTAATTTACCTGAAGGGACCGATGACATTATGTTGGCTGGATATTTTGGCACTATTGGGTTGTTAAAG AAGGACAAGAGAACTGGTCGACCTAAGATATGGCTGTACCGTGACAAAATGACGAATGAGCCTAAGGGTGATGCCACAGTTACTTATGAGGATCCTCATGCTGCTCTAGCTGCTGTAGAGTGGTTCAACAACAAGGATTTTCATGGTAATATCATTGGAGTATTTATAGCACAATCTAAGAGCAAAGATGACACTGTTCGTAATTCTGTGGATGATCCCAATGATTTTGGCGGGTTTGAGGAAAATGCTAAGGATTTGAATGAGGGTGGGGGGAGAGGTAGAGGACAGGACGATGCTTCTGGGAAAGCGTGGCAACAGGATGGAGACTGGTTGTGTCCGAATACAAG TTGTTCCAATGTAAATTTTGCATTTCGTGGTGTGTGCAACCGTTGTGCAAGTGCTCGGCCTTCTGGTCCATCTGGCGGTGGTGCTGGAGCTGGAGGTCACGGGAGGGGACGCGGTGCCAATGACTCTGGTGTCCCTGGCCGGTCAGTTGGTGCTCCTACCGGACTTTTTGGTCCAAATGACTGGACCTGTCCAAT GTGTGGTAATATCAACTGGGCAAAGCGCTTAAAGTGCAATGTTTGCAACACAAATAAACCTGGTCACAATGAGGGTGGTGTGAG AGGAGGACGAGGTGGTGGTTACAAAGAACTTGATGAAGAAGAATTAGAGGAAACCAAGAGACGAAGAAAAGAAGCTGAA GATGATGGAGAGCTATATGACGAGTTTGGCAATCTGAAGAAAAAATTTCGGGCGAAAACTCAACAAGCTGAAGCTGGAAAGGTGCTTCCAGGTGCTGGACGTGCAGGATGGGAGGTTGAGGAATTCG GTGCCGCTGataaagaggggagagagagaagcaGAGAAAGAGGGAGGGATCGCGATGGCAGGGAAAGCAGCAAGGCCAGAGATCGTGATGGTAGGGATAGGCGCCGTAGTCGTAGTAGGGATCGGGATCATGAGTATGGTCGAAATAGAGAATATGGACGGGACAGGGACCGTGATCAGGACCGGGATCGGTACCGATACTGA
- the LOC118055823 gene encoding transcription initiation factor TFIID subunit 15 isoform X2 — protein MEFCQKDKRTGRPKIWLYRDKMTNEPKGDATVTYEDPHAALAAVEWFNNKDFHGNIIGVFIAQSKSKDDTVRNSVDDPNDFGGFEENAKDLNEGGGRGRGQDDASGKAWQQDGDWLCPNTSCSNVNFAFRGVCNRCASARPSGPSGGGAGAGGHGRGRGANDSGVPGRSVGAPTGLFGPNDWTCPMCGNINWAKRLKCNVCNTNKPGHNEGGVRGGRGGGYKELDEEELEETKRRRKEAEDDGELYDEFGNLKKKFRAKTQQAEAGKVLPGAGRAGWEVEEFGAADKEGRERSRERGRDRDGRESSKARDRDGRDRRRSRSRDRDHEYGRNREYGRDRDRDQDRDRYRY, from the exons ATGGAGTTTTGCCag AAGGACAAGAGAACTGGTCGACCTAAGATATGGCTGTACCGTGACAAAATGACGAATGAGCCTAAGGGTGATGCCACAGTTACTTATGAGGATCCTCATGCTGCTCTAGCTGCTGTAGAGTGGTTCAACAACAAGGATTTTCATGGTAATATCATTGGAGTATTTATAGCACAATCTAAGAGCAAAGATGACACTGTTCGTAATTCTGTGGATGATCCCAATGATTTTGGCGGGTTTGAGGAAAATGCTAAGGATTTGAATGAGGGTGGGGGGAGAGGTAGAGGACAGGACGATGCTTCTGGGAAAGCGTGGCAACAGGATGGAGACTGGTTGTGTCCGAATACAAG TTGTTCCAATGTAAATTTTGCATTTCGTGGTGTGTGCAACCGTTGTGCAAGTGCTCGGCCTTCTGGTCCATCTGGCGGTGGTGCTGGAGCTGGAGGTCACGGGAGGGGACGCGGTGCCAATGACTCTGGTGTCCCTGGCCGGTCAGTTGGTGCTCCTACCGGACTTTTTGGTCCAAATGACTGGACCTGTCCAAT GTGTGGTAATATCAACTGGGCAAAGCGCTTAAAGTGCAATGTTTGCAACACAAATAAACCTGGTCACAATGAGGGTGGTGTGAG AGGAGGACGAGGTGGTGGTTACAAAGAACTTGATGAAGAAGAATTAGAGGAAACCAAGAGACGAAGAAAAGAAGCTGAA GATGATGGAGAGCTATATGACGAGTTTGGCAATCTGAAGAAAAAATTTCGGGCGAAAACTCAACAAGCTGAAGCTGGAAAGGTGCTTCCAGGTGCTGGACGTGCAGGATGGGAGGTTGAGGAATTCG GTGCCGCTGataaagaggggagagagagaagcaGAGAAAGAGGGAGGGATCGCGATGGCAGGGAAAGCAGCAAGGCCAGAGATCGTGATGGTAGGGATAGGCGCCGTAGTCGTAGTAGGGATCGGGATCATGAGTATGGTCGAAATAGAGAATATGGACGGGACAGGGACCGTGATCAGGACCGGGATCGGTACCGATACTGA
- the LOC118055818 gene encoding protein BPS1, chloroplastic translates to MFLTEKPNYTSFFDSFNKQKKKKEEFDLISQSFDESILRRLNTLCNSRSSVTINFSWLSSALAFLSFTHNQAITLLSNPKLTDSLNFYLDDSVKLLDICNSIASEIERLRHRRLLLKLALHLFNDNNNSEDAEKLRRARASLTDWDNNLKGPRYESSKNLEHLVIDLAFMLKEVPRGKISSDERIVRRTIHSVGLVTVFVAGVVVAALRGSTELGVAVRAPSEFLWADSFNILNSAISRPGKKRHLLEELDDVEARLREVIGVMDDAGGEKGESLNGAVKELERVTETLGEGLERLSNGVNEVFNTVMSSRKEMLERLRAGQQKQQTM, encoded by the coding sequence ATGTTTCTGACTGAGAAACCCAATTATACCTCCTTCTTCGATTCTTTTaacaaacagaagaagaagaaggaggagttCGACCTTATCTCTCAGTCCTTCGACGAATCCATTCTTCGTCGCCTCAATACTTTATGTAATTCCCGCTCTTCTGTTACTATCAATTTCTCCTGGCTCTCCTCGGCCCTCGCTTTTCTCTCCTTCACACATAACCAAGCCATAACCCTACTTTCCAACCCCAAGCTCACCGATTCTTTGAATTTTTACTTGGATGACAGTGTCAAGCTCCTCGATATCTGCAACTCCATCGCTTCGGAGATTGAACGCTTACGCCATCGCCGGCTTCTCCTCAAACTTGCACTTCACCTATTTaacgacaacaacaacagtgAAGATGCAGAGAAACTAAGAAGAGCTAGGGCTTCGCTGACTGATTGGGATAATAATCTCAAGGGACCCAGATATGAAAGCAGCAAGAATTTGGAGCATCTGGTCATAGATTTGGCTTTCATGCTTAAGGAGGTTCCACGTGGAAAGATCTCATCCGATGAAAGGATTGTCCGCCGCACGATCCACTCCGTTGGGTTGGTAACGGTGTTTGTCGCGGGAGTTGTGGTCGCGGCGTTGCGTGGATCGACGGAGTTAGGTGTTGCCGTTAGAGCGCCGTCCGAGTTTTTGTGGGCTGACTCGTTCAATATTCTCAACTCAGCGATCTCTCGGCCGGGCAAAAAGAGGCATCTACTCGAGGAGCTAGATGACGTGGAAGCACGTCTCAGGGAAGTGATCGGCGTCATGGATGACGCAGGCGGAGAAAAAGGGGAGAGCCTAAACGGTGCCGTCAAGGAGCTGGAGAGGGTGACGGAGACATTAGGAGAGGGATTAGAGAGGTTGAGTAACGGCGTGAATGAAGTGTTCAATACGGTTATGAGCAGTAGAAAGGAGATGCTGGAGAGACTGAGAGCGGGTCAACAAAAGCAACAGACAATGTAA
- the LOC118055819 gene encoding LOW QUALITY PROTEIN: uncharacterized protein (The sequence of the model RefSeq protein was modified relative to this genomic sequence to represent the inferred CDS: deleted 1 base in 1 codon), with protein MNPPDKPLPKPLSSQDWESLIEDFQQGGPRHHKWTAPHLLQSILDQAFTSLLKKDFPLKLPLLLLLEEFSETFFTHETHLNRLLESLRSVIQSPLDGVTISYYLKEQFMVSTTSIFVTVNALEKFHPRFIEGLVELLVLVINRPNHSMDRQSRAIACECLRELEKCWPCLLSNIGGHLWSLCQNERSHACQSYLLLFTSVVFNIVNTKLNVSILNTSVPLVPFNVPQWVLSGGDENGIGSKEVVVGLNYKELRRAMAFLLESPQVLTPSGMMEFLGMVMPMAVALELQASMLKVQFFWMIYSFDPLSCHVVLTMYSRFLDVFDGQEGEIFSRLLLISKETHHYLVFRLLALHWLLGLLSKLMFSGEVGKYKSIFELGLRFYPAVFDPLSLKALKLDLLAFYSICLDRLKLESFSGEEVGIGKSAAKLFEDGLVSVSAFKWLPPWSTETAVAFRAFHKFLIGASSHSDSDPSTTRTLMDSTIFHTLQGMLVDMTLQFQRLVPVIVSYTDRLLGCQKHRWLGERLLQTVDELLLPKVKINYKLSSYLPIFDRIAENSTIPPRGLLDLLDKFMVFLVEKHGPDTGLKTWSRGSKVLGICRTMLMHHHSSRLFLGLSRLLAFTCLYFPDLEVRDNARIYLRMLICIPGVKLRDILNLGEQLGISPSSHSSSFFNVHSPRQHYQNLKKSRNISAYIHIERTKPLLVKQTWSLSLLPLGDGSSKAGYLESIRDSEPLVDIRDLNDNDNDNLLTVPENERIYQSQEPLRVMDSKISEILEILRRHFSCIPDFRHMPGFKVRISCHLRFESEPFNHIWGDNSPTSQLDGVDGLPAIYATVLKFSSSAPYGSIPSYRIPCLLGEPPRNDDISGQSVSLDIVPIENGAREEESFRAPVTIDLEPQEPTPGLVDVSIEANAENGQVIRGQLQSITVGIEDMFLKAIIPSDIAEDEIPAYYSQLFNALWEACGAPSNIGRETFQLKGQKGVAAISGTRSVKLLEVPADSLIRATEQYLAPFVVSVIGEPLVNMVKDGGIICNIIWKDSASDSFLESTTSVTGLERGPLHLTYGEDDESGSSINTSKRNMGCFLVLIFLPPRFHLLLQMEVSDLSTLVRIRTDYWPCLAYVDDYLEGLFLA; from the exons ATGAATCCACCAGATAAACCACTTCCCAAACCTCTCTCTTCTCAAGACTGGGAATCCCTAATCGAGGATTTCCAACAAGGCGGTCCACGCCACCACAAATGGACTGCACCGCACCTACTCCAATCTATCCTCGACCAAGCCTTCACTTCTCTCCTCAAAAAAGACTTCCCTCTCAAGCTTcctctccttctcctcctcgAAGAATTCTCCGAAACGTTTTTCACCCACGAAACGCATCTCAATCGCCTCCTCGAATCTCTCCGATCCGTTATACAATCACCCCTCGACGGCGTAACCATCTCGTATTATTTAAAAGAACAATTCATGGTAAGCACCACTTCGATTTTCGTAACCGTAAACGCGCTCGAGAAATTTCACCCGCGGTTCATTGAGGGTTTGGTTGAGCTTCTAGTGTTGGTCATTAACAGGCCAAATCACAGCATGGATAGGCAATCACGCGCGATTGCGTGCGAGTGTTTGAGGGAATTGGAGAAATGTTGGCCGTGCTTGTTGTCTAATATTGGCGGGCATTTATGGAGTTTGTGTCAGAATGAAAGAAGTCATGCTTGCCAATCTTACCTGTTGTTGTTTACTAgtgttgtttttaatattgttaatacCAAGTTGAATGTTTCGATATTGAATACTTCGGTGCCTCTAGTTCCGTTTAACGTGCCGCAATGGGTTTTGTCTGGTGGGGATGAGAATGGGATTGGGAGTAAAGAGGTGGTTGTGGGGTTGAATTACAAGGAGTTGAGGAGAGCTATGGCCTTTTTATTGGAGTCTCCGCAGGTTTTGACACCTAGTGGGATGATGGAGTTTTTAGGGATGGTAATGCCTATGGCTGTAGCTTTGGAGTTGCAAGCGTCGATGTTGAAAGTGCAGTTTTTTTGGATGATTTATTCGTTTGATCCTTTGTCGTGTCATGTTGTTTTGACGATGTATTCTCGTTTTCTGGATGTGTTTGATGGACAAGAGGGAGAGATTTTTTCTCGATTGCTGTTGATTTCGAAGGAGACACACCATTATTTGGTTTTTAGATTGCTTGCTCTTCATTGGTTGTTGGGGTTGTTAAGTAAATTGATGTTCAGTGGAGAGGTTGGGAAATATAAGTCAATTTTTGAGTTGGGTCTGAGGTTTTATCCAGCCGTGTTTGATCCACTTTCATTGAAAGCGTTGAAGCTGGATTTACTTGCCTTCTACTCTATATGTCTTGATAGGTTGAAACTTGAGAGTTTTTCCGGTGAGGAGGTGGGTATTGGGAAATCTGCTGCTAAGCTGTTTGAAGATGGTCTGGTTTCTGTTTCGGCTTTCAAATGGTTGCCTCCTTGGAGTACAGAAACTGCCGTGGCTTTCCGTGCATTTCACAAGTTCTTGATAGGTGCCTCATCTCATTCTGACAGTGATCCTTCCACCACCAGAACACTCATGGACTCTACCATCTTCCATACCTTGCAG GGGATGCTAGTGGACATGACATTGCAGTTTCAGAGATTGGTCCCTGTCATTGTTTCTTACACTGATCGCTTGTTAGGCTGTCAAAAGCATCGCTGGCTGGGAGAGCGCTTGCTTCAGACAGTTGATGAGCTTCTGCTTCCGAAAGTCAAAATAAACTATAAGTTGTCTTCTTACCTGCCAATATTTGACAGAATTGCAGAAAACAGTACAATACCTCCCAGGGGATTGTTGGACCTACTTGACaagtttatggtttttcttgtgGAGAAACATGGCCCTGATACAGGGCTGAAAACTTGGTCCCGGGGAAGTAAAGTTCTTGGCATTTGCCGAACTATGCTGATGCACCACCATAGCTCTAGATTGTTCCTTGGGTTATCTCGCCTTCTTGCTTTTACATGTCTATATTTCCCTGATTTGGAGGTTCGTGACAATGCAAG GATCTACCTGCGAATGCTGATCTGTATACCAGGAGTGAAGCTTCGAGACATACTGAACCTGGGGGAGCAACTCGGTATTTCTCCATCCTCACATTCCAGTTCTTTCTTCAATGTTCACTCTCCTCGACAGCATTATCAGAATCTCAAGAAATCTAGGAACATCTCAGCCTACATTCACATTGAGCGAACAAAACCACTGCTTGTTAAGCAAACCTGGTCCTTGTCCTTGTTACCTTTGGGTGATGGGAGTTCTAAAGCTGGTTATCTAGAGAGCATAAGGGATAGTGAACCTTTGGTTGACATAAGAGATCTGAATGACAATGACAATGACAAT TTGCTGACTGTCccagaaaatgaaagaatctATCAGTCTCAGGAGCCATTACGCGTAATGGATTCAAAAATTTCGGAGATCTTAGAAATATTAAGGAGGCATTTCTCATGTATTCCTGATTTTAGGCACATGCCTGGGTTTAAGGTTAGAATATCCTGCCATTTGAGATTTGAATCTGAGCCTTTCAATCATATATGGGGAGACAATTCACCTACTAGTCAGTTGGATGGAGTAGATGGTCTTCCTGCCATATATGCAACTGTCCTTAAATTTTCATCCTCAGCACCATATGGATCTATCCCATCATATCGCATACCTTGTCTTCTTGGGGAACCTCCCAGGAATGATGATATTTCTGGCCAGAGTGTTTCACTAGACATTGTTCCCATAGAAAATGGTGCCAGAGAAGAGGAAAGCTTCAGAGCTCCTGTAACAATTGATTTGGAACCACAGGAACCAACTCCTGGTCTAGTTGATGTTTCCATTGAAGCAAATGCAGAAAATGGTCAGGTCATCCGTGGTCAACTTCAAAGTATCACTGTAGGTATAGAGGACATGTTTCTCAAGGCTATTATCCCATCTGACATTGCAGAGGATGAGATACCTGCTTATTATTCCCAGTTATTCAATGCTCTCTGGGAGGCGTGTGGTGCTCCTTCCAACATAGGGCGGGAGACATTCCAATTAAAGGGGCAGAAGGGTGTTGCAGCAATCAGCGGAACCCGATCAGTCAAGCTACTTGAAGTTCCTGCAGACTCTCTGATCAGGGCCACTGAGCAGTATCTGGCACCCTTTGTTGTTAGTGTGATTGGTGAACCACTTGTTAACATGGTGAAGGACGGGGGAATAATCTGCAACATCATATGGAAGGATTCTGCATCGGATTCCTTTCTTGAAAGCACCACGTCAGTTACTGGTTTAGAAAGAGGTCCCCTTCACCTTACCTATGGTGAAGACGATGAGAGTGGAAGTTCAATAAATACTAGTAAAAGAAACATGGGCTGCTTTCTTGTATTGATATTTCTTCCACCAAGGTTCCATCTCCTTCTCCAAATGGAAGTAAGTGATCTTTCAACCTTGGTCCGAATTAGAACTGATTACTGGCCATGCTTAGCTTATGTTGATGATTATCTGGAGGGTTTGTTTTTGGCATAG
- the LOC118055822 gene encoding BTB/POZ domain-containing protein At1g50280: MPQLCDLAINVNGQQTFFINQKILSAYSEKLKKIVRREKRKSQIKNSIIEIDDFPGGPDGFELVSRFCYNHGEIKITVSNVALLHFCAVFLGMTENVSTSNLLKQTETFLDGMIYWSWQDTVSCLKSCELFLTNADSSGLVEKLIFSLLGKISYNIDIATLAASSSSSSSSSETASRFRFSSPSKTTPESTKPGSSSKQWWFDDLIILPPMIIEKVIKNMGAYGTDNDSLILTKSLLHFLKMAVLQCKSGAKRAALYSRSAYAGLADTAVHGVISMSCSFSCRGLFSVLRIVSGFGLSKDCRAKLEMLIGGMLDQATLDDLLVSGHDRGVFDVNLVLRLMRIFVHSDLLSSQKLKKVGTLIDKYLCEISPDQNLKASKVLGVAESLPDSARDSFDGVYKAIDIYLESHPTLPFAERSRLCRCLNYEKMSLEACKDLAKNPRIPPDVAVEALKLQHSKISKGEYSVSVKDLKGPSMINSSGMVLYNGDVESLSPENQDTRMNMQWRVMELEKACREMRRRMPKLVGHDVNVMRGTTPYYSRSPLPKLC, from the exons ATGCCACAGCTCTGTGATCTTGCAATTAATGTCAATGGTCAACAAACATTCTTTATCAATCAG AAAATTCTATCAGCATATTCAGAAAAGCTAAAGAAGATCGTCAGGcgagaaaagagaaaatcccAGATTAAGAATTCAATTATTGAAATTGATGACTTCCCCGGAGGCCCAGATGGGTTTGAGCTGGTTTCAAGATTCTGTTACAATCATGGCGAAATCAAAATCACAGTTTCAAATGTGGCTCTTCTCCATTTCTGTGCAGTATTTCTTGGCATGACCGAGAATGTATCCACGAGCAATCTCTTGAAACAGACAGAGACATTTCTTGACGGAATGATTTACTGGTCTTGGCAAGATACAGTTTCCTGTCTCAAAAGCTGTGAGTTATTCCTTACAAATGCGGATTCATCTGGGCTTGTAGAAAAGCTCATTTTTTCACTACTGGGAAAGATTTCATATAATATAGATATTGCAACTCTTGCtgcttcctcttcttcctcttcatcatcttctgaAACTGCATCTAGGTTCAGGTTTTCTTCCCCGTCTAAAACCACTCCTGAGTCAACTAAGCCAGGTTCATCGAGCAAACAATGGTGGTTTGATGATCTGATCATATTACCTCCAATGATTATTGAAAAggtaataaaaaacatggggGCTTATGGAACTGACAACGATAGCTTAATCCTCACAAAATCCCTACTCCATTTCCTGAAAATGGCAGTACTTCAATGCAAAAGTGGAGCAAAAAGAGCTGCTCTGTATTCAAGATCAGCCTACGCTGGTCTTGCAGACACTGCTGTCCACGGGGTGATTTCTATGAGCTGTTCATTTTCTTGCAGAGGCCTGTTTTCAGTATTGAGGATTGTGTCTGGATTTGGTCTGAGCAAAGATTGCAGAGCTAAGCTGGAGATGTTGATAGGTGGGATGCTTGACCAAGCAACATTGGATGACTTGCTTGTCTCTGGCCATGATAGAGGTGTTTTTGATGTTAATCTGGTATTGAGATTGATGAGAATATTTGTTCATAGTGATTTGCTGTCCTCACAGAAGTTGAAGAAGGTTGGCACATTGATTGACAAGTACTTGTGTGAAATATCTCCCGATCAAAACCTTAAGGCCTCAAAAGTTCTAGGAGTTGCAGAAAGTTTACCAGATTCCGCAAGAGATAGCTTTGATGGGGTCTACAAAGCCATTGATATCTATCTTGAG TCTCACCCAACACTCCCATTTGCGGAGCGATCAAGATTATGCAGATGCCTTAACTACGAGAAGATGAGTCTTGAAGCATGCAAAGACCTTGCCAAGAATCCAAGAATCCCTCCAGATGTTGCAGTTGAAGCACTCAAGCTACAACATTCTAAAATATCAAAAGGTGAGTACTCTGTCTCTGTCAAAGACTTGAAGGGTCCAAGCATGATCAATTCCTCCGGGATGGTCTTGTACAATGGCGATGTTGAGAGTCTTTCACCGGAGAACCAAGACACGAGGATGAACATGCAATGGAGGGTCATGGAGTTGGAGAAGGCATGCAGGGAGATGAGGCGTCGGATGCCAAAGTTGGTCGGTCATGATGTCAATGTCATGAGGGGTACTACCCCTTATTATAGCAGATCGCCATTGCCTAAACTCTGTTAA